From a region of the Mycolicibacterium sp. MU0050 genome:
- a CDS encoding dihydrodipicolinate synthase family protein: MNEPIAGIIAYPVTPFTPGGDKVDTAKLAQLVEQLIDTGAHAIAPLGSTGESAYLTEEEFDTVVDATVAAVDSRVPVVVGASDLTTANTIRRAKYAQQAGADAAMILPISYWKLTEREIVQHYTAVAAAIDIPIMVYNNPATSGIDISPEVLVQMFNDIDNVQMVKESTGDLSRMRRIKALSGGALPFYNGSNPLVLDALREGASGWCTAAPNLRPQRCLDLYDAVRADDIDRAQSIYDNLAPLLRFIVAGGLPATIKAGLDLLGSDVGEPRAPLLPLDAAGRDELTAILAAVPQ, encoded by the coding sequence ATGAACGAGCCGATCGCAGGCATCATCGCCTATCCCGTCACCCCGTTCACCCCCGGCGGCGACAAGGTCGACACCGCGAAACTGGCCCAGCTCGTCGAGCAGCTGATCGACACCGGAGCGCACGCCATCGCCCCCCTGGGCAGCACCGGCGAGTCCGCCTACCTGACCGAGGAAGAGTTCGATACCGTCGTCGACGCCACGGTGGCCGCCGTCGACAGCCGCGTACCAGTCGTCGTCGGTGCGTCAGATCTGACCACTGCCAACACCATTCGTCGGGCCAAGTACGCGCAACAGGCCGGAGCCGACGCGGCGATGATCCTGCCGATTTCCTACTGGAAGCTGACTGAGCGCGAGATCGTGCAGCACTACACTGCGGTGGCCGCCGCCATCGACATCCCGATCATGGTCTACAACAACCCGGCCACCAGCGGCATCGACATCAGCCCCGAGGTGCTGGTGCAGATGTTCAACGACATCGACAACGTCCAGATGGTGAAGGAGTCCACCGGCGACCTGTCGCGGATGCGCCGCATCAAAGCGCTCTCGGGTGGCGCCCTACCGTTCTACAACGGCAGCAACCCGCTCGTCCTCGACGCCCTCCGGGAGGGCGCATCCGGTTGGTGCACCGCCGCACCGAACCTCCGCCCGCAGCGGTGCCTCGACCTCTACGACGCGGTACGCGCCGACGACATCGACCGCGCCCAGTCGATCTACGACAACCTCGCTCCCCTGCTCCGTTTCATCGTGGCCGGCGGGCTGCCCGCCACGATCAAAGCCGGACTCGACCTCCTCGGCAGCGATGTGGGTGAGCCCCGGGCTCCCCTGCTTCCATTGGACGCCGCCGGGCGTGATGAGCTCACGGCCATCCTGGCGGCGGTACCACAATGA
- a CDS encoding lipase family protein, which translates to MTATRQRTRRPARSRTTLVILTALALLLTLAHIKLAPDAVAEDCPPNTGYQPECQYRPFYTPPSPLPDGTSGDVIRTEPSRIALDPAGHGNYKADGTRLMYQSRNLAGSAVAVTGTYFEPHIPWTGAGPRPLLALAPFPTGLGDQCAVSRVISEGGFHYGGYLDYLFLWEQGFFTTMLDRGFALVVTDYQGTGTYGPPTSGIRIPTAHAVIDSARAAKRLPGTSLAPDSPVAFWGWGPGGYAAGAAAELAPSYAPELEVVGAWVGAPTADYSLLPDYADGSLFVGVLGYTLNSFISAFPEAEEGIRSVLTPRGIDMLEKTRYNCINEVMTKFMFRHVQPYFNQDYRQILAAEPLKSALAAQKLGTLKPTAPVQISVNRFDPLFPYIGAEQLARDWCAKGADVELWTNEQPPFLNKTGFNSLIPYFVDGERGMRWVADRVNGLPTASNCG; encoded by the coding sequence ATGACCGCAACAAGGCAACGGACAAGACGGCCCGCCCGAAGTAGAACAACTTTGGTGATACTGACGGCCCTGGCACTGCTGTTGACGCTCGCCCACATCAAATTGGCACCAGATGCGGTCGCCGAGGATTGCCCCCCGAACACCGGTTACCAACCCGAGTGCCAATATCGCCCCTTCTACACCCCACCGAGCCCGTTGCCGGACGGGACTTCCGGCGACGTGATCCGCACCGAACCGTCGCGCATCGCCCTGGACCCCGCGGGACACGGGAACTACAAAGCAGACGGCACTCGCCTGATGTACCAGAGCCGCAACCTCGCCGGTAGTGCCGTCGCCGTCACCGGCACCTACTTCGAACCGCACATTCCATGGACAGGTGCCGGCCCGCGTCCGCTCCTCGCGTTGGCCCCCTTTCCCACCGGCCTCGGCGACCAGTGCGCCGTTTCGCGAGTGATCAGCGAAGGTGGCTTTCATTACGGTGGCTACCTCGACTACCTCTTCCTGTGGGAACAGGGCTTCTTCACCACCATGCTCGACCGCGGCTTCGCCCTGGTTGTTACCGATTACCAGGGCACCGGCACCTATGGTCCCCCGACCTCCGGCATCCGAATCCCCACCGCCCACGCCGTGATCGACTCTGCCCGAGCGGCCAAGCGACTGCCGGGCACCTCTTTAGCTCCTGACAGTCCGGTTGCCTTCTGGGGCTGGGGCCCGGGCGGCTATGCCGCCGGAGCGGCGGCCGAACTGGCTCCCAGTTACGCACCCGAACTCGAGGTTGTCGGCGCCTGGGTCGGTGCGCCGACCGCCGACTACTCGCTACTGCCGGACTACGCCGACGGCTCCCTGTTCGTCGGCGTTCTGGGCTATACGCTCAACAGCTTCATCTCAGCATTCCCAGAGGCAGAGGAAGGAATCCGCAGCGTACTGACCCCCCGGGGAATCGACATGCTCGAGAAGACTCGGTACAACTGCATCAATGAGGTTATGACAAAGTTTATGTTCCGACACGTTCAGCCCTATTTCAATCAGGACTACCGCCAGATTCTCGCGGCCGAGCCACTCAAATCCGCTCTCGCCGCACAGAAGCTGGGGACCCTGAAACCCACTGCACCCGTGCAGATCAGCGTCAATAGGTTCGATCCCCTCTTCCCGTACATCGGAGCCGAGCAACTCGCCCGGGACTGGTGCGCGAAGGGCGCGGACGTCGAATTGTGGACAAACGAACAGCCGCCCTTTCTGAACAAGACCGGCTTCAACAGCCTCATACCGTATTTCGTTGACGGGGAACGTGGGATGCGGTGGGTCGCCGACCGGGTCAACGGCCTTCCCACCGCGTCCAATTGTGGGTAG
- a CDS encoding SDR family NAD(P)-dependent oxidoreductase, whose protein sequence is MSTATLAGRRALVTGGSRGIGAGTVRRLAADGAAVAFTYSASAAEADKLVAEVTADGGKAVAIQADAADPGQTEAAVARAVAELGGLDIVVNNVAVGHFAPIDDYPAEEFDRLVAINIGSMFWTIRSALAHLGQGARIINIGSINADRVPVPGFSVYAMTKGAVASFTRGLARELGPRGITVNNVQPGPVDTDANPADGEFSELAKQIIALGRYGQTNEVAALVSFLAGPEAGFVTGANLNVDGGYTA, encoded by the coding sequence ATGAGCACAGCAACCCTCGCCGGCAGGCGCGCCCTGGTCACCGGCGGTTCGCGCGGGATCGGCGCCGGGACAGTTCGACGACTGGCCGCCGACGGTGCCGCCGTGGCGTTCACCTATTCGGCCTCGGCAGCAGAGGCCGACAAGCTGGTCGCGGAGGTGACCGCGGACGGTGGGAAGGCGGTGGCAATTCAGGCCGACGCTGCCGATCCGGGGCAAACCGAGGCCGCCGTCGCGCGGGCCGTGGCCGAACTCGGCGGGCTGGACATCGTGGTGAACAACGTCGCGGTCGGTCATTTCGCGCCCATCGACGACTACCCGGCCGAAGAGTTCGATCGCTTGGTGGCGATCAACATCGGCAGCATGTTCTGGACGATCCGCAGCGCGCTGGCGCACCTGGGCCAGGGTGCCCGGATCATCAATATCGGCAGCATCAACGCCGATCGGGTTCCGGTGCCGGGCTTTTCGGTCTATGCCATGACCAAGGGGGCGGTGGCTTCCTTCACCCGGGGACTGGCCCGCGAGCTCGGCCCGCGCGGCATCACCGTCAACAACGTGCAGCCGGGGCCGGTCGACACGGACGCCAACCCCGCTGACGGGGAATTCTCCGAGCTCGCCAAGCAGATCATCGCGCTGGGCCGCTACGGGCAGACCAACGAGGTCGCCGCCCTGGTGAGCTTTCTGGCCGGCCCGGAGGCGGGCTTCGTGACCGGCGCGAACCTGAATGTGGACGGCGGTTACACGGCCTAG
- a CDS encoding pyridoxamine 5'-phosphate oxidase family protein, which translates to MSADASPLTAADLDFLDRPLHGFLTTAAGPTPPQPRPVWFEVTDAGTLQLFTAADAAKVTRTRRDPRVSLVVAAPVGEPERWISVAGPATLASDGAIELANRLAARYWDLDDPVRVRDLDAMLTLDHLRLVIHPETVQRSPY; encoded by the coding sequence ATGAGCGCCGACGCCTCCCCACTGACCGCCGCGGACCTCGACTTCTTGGATCGTCCCCTGCACGGTTTCCTCACGACCGCGGCCGGACCGACACCGCCGCAACCGCGACCGGTCTGGTTCGAGGTCACCGACGCGGGCACGCTGCAGCTGTTCACCGCAGCCGACGCGGCGAAGGTGACACGGACCCGTCGCGATCCACGGGTCTCGTTGGTGGTCGCCGCACCGGTAGGCGAGCCCGAACGCTGGATCTCGGTCGCCGGACCCGCAACCCTGGCGTCCGACGGGGCCATCGAACTCGCCAACCGGCTTGCGGCTCGGTACTGGGACCTCGACGATCCAGTCCGTGTCCGGGACCTCGACGCGATGCTGACCCTGGACCACCTCCGACTGGTCATCCATCCGGAAACCGTGCAACGCAGCCCTTATTGA
- a CDS encoding XRE family transcriptional regulator gives MSGLVRAVRQQRGMTLDELAAGTGLTKSYLSKVERGQSVPSVAAALKIAGALDVDVAQLFSDDPEVTTFAIGRAADRGSDRHHAVAERMLGKSMSPFVVRPGRQFSAHPHPTHPGQEFLFVHRGAVELNYNGDITRLQAGDCAYFDAAAPHKLRQVGAEVSEVVVVTSDVPAPGIGGPG, from the coding sequence GTGAGTGGATTGGTGCGTGCAGTGCGGCAGCAGCGCGGGATGACGTTGGATGAGTTGGCGGCGGGTACCGGGCTGACCAAGAGTTATCTGTCCAAGGTGGAGCGTGGTCAGAGTGTGCCGTCGGTGGCGGCGGCGCTGAAGATCGCCGGTGCGCTCGACGTGGACGTCGCGCAGCTATTCTCGGATGACCCAGAGGTCACCACGTTTGCCATCGGACGCGCCGCAGACCGTGGTTCGGACCGGCACCATGCGGTCGCGGAGCGAATGCTCGGCAAGTCGATGTCGCCGTTTGTGGTGCGCCCGGGCCGGCAGTTCAGCGCGCACCCGCATCCGACACATCCGGGTCAGGAATTTCTGTTTGTGCACCGCGGCGCCGTCGAGCTGAATTACAACGGAGACATCACCCGCCTGCAGGCCGGCGACTGCGCGTACTTCGACGCCGCGGCGCCGCACAAGCTGCGGCAGGTTGGCGCTGAGGTCAGTGAAGTGGTGGTGGTGACCTCCGACGTCCCCGCGCCTGGCATCGGCGGACCCGGGTAG
- a CDS encoding fumarylacetoacetate hydrolase family protein, translated as MRTIIEMGPDAWEQIRAAQDRPAEHATRELASLKLLAPVPNPIRVRDCTLFTNHIEPALRAMARRRAEGAADPESEYQRMLASGAYDLPEIFEKQFVYYNADHLSTSGPGDVITAPPTSRDIDYELEFAVVLGCGGIDIPERQARSHIFGFVIFNDWSARDVQSEVMESTLGPAEGKDFEGSNTFGPFLVTADEVGDPYQLGMRALVNGEEWSRGRSDSMAYSFEFAIAHLSRGKRLFAGDIIGSGTVASGCGFELGRRLNDGDEVQLEIDRLGALRNVVRYR; from the coding sequence GTGCGAACCATCATCGAGATGGGGCCAGATGCCTGGGAGCAGATACGCGCTGCGCAGGACCGACCCGCCGAGCATGCTACGCGGGAGCTCGCATCGTTGAAACTGCTCGCGCCGGTCCCCAATCCCATCCGGGTTCGTGACTGCACCCTGTTCACGAACCATATTGAGCCGGCTCTTCGCGCCATGGCACGCCGCCGCGCCGAAGGGGCCGCCGACCCGGAGTCCGAGTATCAGCGCATGCTCGCGTCGGGGGCGTACGATCTCCCCGAGATCTTCGAGAAGCAGTTTGTCTACTACAACGCAGATCACCTCTCGACCAGCGGGCCGGGCGACGTGATCACGGCCCCGCCGACATCACGCGACATCGACTACGAACTCGAGTTCGCTGTCGTCCTGGGCTGTGGCGGCATCGACATCCCGGAACGCCAAGCACGTTCCCACATCTTCGGCTTCGTCATTTTCAATGACTGGAGCGCTCGCGATGTTCAAAGCGAAGTGATGGAGTCCACGTTGGGACCCGCAGAAGGTAAGGACTTCGAGGGCAGCAACACTTTCGGCCCGTTCCTGGTTACCGCAGACGAGGTAGGAGATCCCTATCAACTCGGCATGCGCGCACTGGTGAATGGGGAGGAGTGGTCGCGCGGGCGCTCTGACTCGATGGCCTACTCGTTCGAGTTCGCGATCGCCCACCTCAGCCGAGGCAAAAGGCTTTTCGCGGGCGACATCATCGGCAGTGGCACGGTGGCATCGGGGTGCGGCTTCGAACTGGGCCGTCGCCTCAACGACGGCGACGAGGTGCAACTCGAGATAGATCGTCTGGGAGCACTCCGCAACGTCGTCCGTTACCGCTGA
- a CDS encoding helix-turn-helix domain-containing protein, whose product MVVGRPREFDPDAVEDAAMKLFWERGYDAVSIADVSAATGVNRRGIYAEFGSKESLFDRATRRYLAGPGGYLGQALARRTAREVAAAMMHGAADTVSGEVRGCLTVGDGPGLAELRAETVRALAGRFDVAMAAGEIAPADTALLARWVAAVCQGIAVQARCGAGRDDLHAVADLALAGWDNAVAGEGPGPRTHR is encoded by the coding sequence ATGGTGGTGGGACGGCCGCGGGAGTTCGACCCCGACGCGGTCGAGGACGCGGCGATGAAGTTGTTCTGGGAACGCGGTTACGACGCTGTGTCGATCGCCGATGTGAGTGCGGCCACCGGGGTGAACCGCCGCGGTATCTACGCCGAGTTCGGCTCCAAGGAATCCCTGTTCGATCGGGCGACACGGCGCTACCTCGCCGGCCCCGGCGGGTACCTGGGTCAGGCCTTGGCCCGCCGGACCGCCCGCGAGGTGGCCGCCGCGATGATGCACGGCGCAGCCGACACCGTGAGCGGCGAGGTACGCGGTTGCCTGACCGTCGGGGACGGGCCGGGCCTGGCCGAGTTACGGGCCGAGACGGTGCGAGCGTTGGCCGGGAGATTCGACGTGGCGATGGCCGCCGGAGAGATCGCCCCGGCCGACACCGCGTTGCTGGCGCGCTGGGTCGCCGCGGTGTGCCAGGGGATCGCGGTGCAGGCCCGCTGCGGGGCCGGCCGCGATGATCTGCACGCGGTCGCCGACCTGGCGTTGGCGGGATGGGACAACGCCGTGGCCGGCGAGGGCCCAGGTCCGCGCACCCATCGGTAA
- a CDS encoding MOSC domain-containing protein: MSSRPSWRRYHNERPLRLAHARKGPGAYGTFTVTGDIPACTNAALFSEAGKQTETFVRFSTAAGDRGVEAMTPIGFLDTVSVGRARQMSVRGRVIDSAIAKSATAEAVWVGRLGLTGDEHGDRVHHGGPDKAVLAYPSEHYTAWADQLGRPERPAFGENLTTTGLLEHQVVLGTVYRIGTAVLQATQPRQPCYKLAAFHEQPDLAVRTQQTGRTGIYFRVLQSGTVRAGDVITLVAQPNHGITAAEVHRVLNIDRADRMAARRLLAHPNVLPARWQRALQKRLAGDLDDHTERLYGAP; encoded by the coding sequence ATGAGCTCACGGCCATCCTGGCGGCGGTACCACAATGAGCGGCCGCTTCGCCTTGCGCATGCACGCAAGGGACCCGGAGCGTATGGCACCTTCACCGTCACCGGTGACATCCCCGCCTGTACGAACGCCGCGTTGTTCTCCGAAGCCGGTAAGCAGACCGAGACATTCGTCCGATTCTCCACGGCGGCCGGCGATCGCGGCGTCGAAGCCATGACGCCGATCGGATTCCTCGACACGGTATCCGTCGGTCGGGCTCGCCAGATGTCGGTGCGTGGGCGCGTCATCGACTCCGCGATCGCGAAATCCGCCACCGCCGAGGCAGTGTGGGTTGGTCGCCTTGGCCTCACCGGAGATGAACACGGAGACCGGGTGCACCACGGTGGTCCCGACAAGGCGGTGCTGGCGTACCCCAGTGAGCACTACACCGCTTGGGCGGACCAGCTGGGCCGTCCCGAGCGCCCCGCCTTCGGCGAGAACCTGACCACGACGGGACTCTTGGAGCATCAAGTCGTGCTGGGCACGGTCTACCGGATCGGGACCGCCGTCCTGCAGGCCACGCAGCCTCGCCAACCCTGCTACAAGCTGGCGGCCTTCCATGAACAGCCCGACTTGGCGGTGCGCACCCAACAGACCGGCCGCACCGGCATCTACTTTCGGGTGCTGCAATCCGGCACCGTGCGCGCCGGCGACGTCATCACCTTGGTTGCTCAACCCAACCACGGCATCACCGCCGCCGAAGTACACCGCGTCCTCAACATCGACCGCGCCGACCGAATGGCTGCACGCCGCCTCCTGGCCCACCCCAACGTGCTCCCCGCGCGCTGGCAGCGGGCCCTTCAGAAGCGCCTTGCGGGCGACCTCGACGACCACACCGAACGCCTCTACGGCGCCCCCTGA
- a CDS encoding aldolase, with translation MGSTLQDSKGDLMRRALDSLSRNVTDSELTARQKLALTCRALFDAGHDSGLAGQITARAEAPGTYYTQRLGLGFDEITAGNLLLVDEDLNVLDGTGMANPANRFHSWIYRARPDVQCIVHTHPFHVAALSMLEVPLMVSQMDIAPLYDDCAFLADWPGVPVGNEEGEIISAALGDKKAILLAHHGHVVAGASIEEACSLAMLIERGAKLQLAAMAAGTIAELPDRLAREAHDWTLKPKRSQANFAYYARRALAQHPDALDQ, from the coding sequence ATGGGCAGTACGTTGCAGGACTCCAAGGGTGATCTGATGCGCCGCGCACTCGACAGCCTGAGCCGCAATGTCACGGACTCCGAACTCACGGCGCGGCAGAAGCTCGCGCTGACCTGCCGCGCACTGTTCGACGCCGGCCACGATTCCGGATTGGCAGGCCAGATCACCGCCCGCGCCGAAGCGCCCGGCACCTACTACACCCAGCGTCTCGGGCTGGGCTTCGACGAGATCACCGCGGGCAACCTGCTCCTCGTCGACGAGGACCTCAACGTGCTCGACGGGACAGGAATGGCCAACCCGGCCAACCGGTTCCATTCCTGGATCTACCGCGCCCGGCCGGACGTCCAGTGCATTGTGCACACCCACCCGTTCCACGTCGCGGCGCTCTCGATGCTCGAGGTCCCGTTGATGGTCTCCCAGATGGACATCGCACCGCTGTATGACGATTGCGCGTTCCTGGCGGACTGGCCCGGGGTGCCGGTGGGCAACGAGGAAGGCGAGATCATCTCCGCTGCCCTCGGCGACAAGAAGGCGATCCTGCTGGCCCACCACGGCCACGTCGTCGCCGGTGCCAGCATCGAGGAGGCCTGCTCACTGGCCATGCTGATCGAGCGGGGAGCCAAGCTGCAGCTGGCGGCCATGGCCGCCGGGACCATCGCCGAACTGCCCGACCGGCTGGCGCGCGAGGCCCACGACTGGACGCTGAAACCCAAACGTAGCCAGGCCAACTTCGCCTATTACGCCCGCCGAGCCCTGGCCCAGCATCCCGACGCTCTCGACCAGTGA
- a CDS encoding cyclase family protein: MKPASDITVPAEYDTLRVVLGPQIDYGPPATTGLRHMQSIFDCPAEDLPNGEGWGEDSIVMSSHCNTHVDAPLHSGSHCEGRPARTITDIELDELYRPALVLDVRNDVTPCEAISIEALDAAIERAGRPVAVGDAVLIRTGQERYSVSDPEFFQYPGMTAAATKHLTGMGATILGTDAMAWDRPFPVMKQAYKETGDPGQIWDGHFAIQEKEAFIVQQLTNLDKLPPHGFMVGFFPLRLYKASAAPARVVAFLDD, encoded by the coding sequence ATGAAGCCTGCCTCCGACATCACCGTGCCTGCCGAGTACGACACCCTCCGTGTGGTCCTTGGTCCACAGATCGATTACGGGCCGCCGGCCACCACCGGCTTGAGACACATGCAGTCGATCTTCGACTGTCCAGCCGAGGATCTGCCCAACGGGGAGGGATGGGGCGAGGACTCCATAGTGATGAGTAGCCATTGCAATACTCATGTCGACGCGCCCCTGCACAGCGGAAGCCACTGCGAGGGCCGGCCCGCCCGCACCATCACCGACATCGAGCTCGATGAACTCTATCGTCCAGCCCTTGTGCTTGACGTCCGCAACGACGTAACCCCTTGTGAGGCAATCAGCATCGAGGCGCTCGATGCCGCCATCGAAAGGGCTGGTCGCCCAGTGGCAGTGGGGGACGCCGTGCTCATCCGCACCGGGCAGGAGCGCTATTCAGTTTCCGACCCCGAGTTCTTTCAGTACCCCGGGATGACCGCGGCCGCAACGAAACACCTCACCGGAATGGGCGCAACCATCCTCGGTACCGATGCGATGGCGTGGGACCGGCCGTTTCCCGTGATGAAGCAGGCTTACAAAGAGACCGGTGATCCCGGTCAGATCTGGGATGGTCACTTTGCCATCCAGGAGAAGGAAGCATTCATCGTCCAGCAGTTGACGAACCTCGACAAGCTACCCCCGCACGGTTTCATGGTCGGCTTCTTCCCGCTCCGCCTCTACAAAGCAAGTGCGGCGCCGGCCCGGGTGGTGGCATTCCTTGACGACTAA
- a CDS encoding class I adenylate-forming enzyme family protein — MHRHGARPFLVFHSDTGTVTTWTYRQFDAVVTRTAEVLARHGVDAGDPVHLALRNSPPFVAVWLAAARLGAWIVPADPAVTPRDVRAHFERTEPRLGICARSRATPYQEGAVPAAPILELAEDESDIASGGALSATVNSAISSAPRSTDRLAVLFTSGTTSAPKGAMVTQANYVAAAEFMARASKLVAAHRWFVTLPLFHANAQYYCFASAIAVGSSVALTSAFSASRWIEQARALSVTHASLFAAPIRMILDRTSRSTTGLSLQHVWFAQNLAAAHYDRFAKLAGTRPRQLYGMTETIAAVSCDSRSPYRHDVLGEPLPGRRIRLRSPETGQECGIDEVGELMVHGRPGHDLFGGYFQDAAATARVLVDRDGDTAWLATGDLMSRDATGVLRFVGRLDDVIKVAGENVSLAEVEVRLTEAPGVREAAVVARPDPVRDTVPHAFIVPTDPTKPPTSEELNDWAAGNLLPSGRPVEWHLIDELPRTSVGKIRRSQLPQTGSRLANPMTSSDDPGYVPAGVQEPSVGVTSRDTR, encoded by the coding sequence GTGCACCGGCACGGCGCCCGGCCCTTCCTCGTTTTCCACTCCGACACAGGCACAGTCACCACCTGGACTTACCGGCAGTTCGATGCCGTGGTTACCCGCACCGCCGAGGTGTTGGCGCGCCACGGTGTGGACGCCGGAGATCCAGTCCACCTGGCGCTGCGAAACTCGCCCCCGTTCGTCGCGGTGTGGCTGGCGGCGGCGAGGCTCGGCGCGTGGATCGTGCCCGCTGACCCGGCGGTTACGCCGCGCGATGTGCGCGCGCATTTCGAACGAACCGAACCACGGTTGGGAATCTGCGCACGCAGTCGAGCAACTCCCTACCAGGAGGGCGCAGTGCCCGCAGCGCCGATCCTCGAGTTGGCCGAAGATGAGTCGGACATCGCGTCGGGCGGCGCCCTGTCCGCCACCGTCAACAGTGCGATAAGTTCCGCGCCGCGCTCGACCGATCGGCTGGCGGTGTTGTTCACCTCGGGGACGACCTCGGCTCCGAAGGGAGCAATGGTGACTCAGGCCAATTACGTCGCCGCTGCTGAGTTCATGGCGCGCGCATCGAAGCTGGTTGCTGCACACCGATGGTTCGTTACTTTGCCGCTGTTTCACGCAAACGCCCAGTACTACTGCTTTGCTTCGGCAATCGCGGTCGGCTCCAGCGTGGCTCTGACTTCAGCATTCTCGGCGTCGCGCTGGATCGAGCAAGCGCGAGCTCTATCGGTGACCCACGCGAGTCTCTTTGCCGCACCGATCCGGATGATCCTCGACCGGACCTCTCGGTCCACGACCGGACTGAGCCTCCAGCACGTGTGGTTCGCGCAGAATCTTGCAGCCGCCCACTATGACCGGTTCGCCAAACTGGCCGGTACCCGTCCACGGCAGCTCTACGGAATGACGGAAACCATCGCCGCCGTGAGTTGCGACTCTCGCTCGCCCTACCGGCACGACGTACTGGGCGAGCCCCTGCCCGGGCGGCGTATCAGATTGCGGTCACCAGAGACCGGCCAGGAATGCGGGATAGACGAGGTGGGCGAGCTCATGGTTCATGGCAGGCCCGGGCACGACCTGTTCGGCGGATACTTCCAGGATGCCGCCGCCACCGCGCGAGTCCTCGTCGATCGAGACGGCGACACCGCGTGGCTCGCCACCGGTGACTTGATGAGCAGGGACGCGACCGGCGTGTTGAGATTCGTCGGGCGACTCGACGACGTGATCAAGGTGGCCGGCGAGAACGTCAGTCTTGCTGAGGTCGAGGTCCGGCTGACCGAGGCGCCCGGTGTCCGCGAAGCAGCAGTGGTGGCGCGGCCCGACCCTGTTCGCGACACGGTTCCGCATGCCTTCATCGTTCCCACCGATCCGACCAAACCGCCGACCTCTGAGGAGCTCAACGACTGGGCCGCGGGCAACTTGCTGCCGTCCGGCCGCCCCGTGGAATGGCATCTGATTGACGAGCTGCCACGCACCAGTGTGGGAAAGATCCGACGTTCTCAGCTCCCCCAGACCGGATCACGTCTTGCGAACCCGATGACGTCGAGCGACGATCCTGGGTACGTCCCCGCCGGCGTGCAGGAGCCGAGCGTCGGTGTTACGTCCCGGGATACCAGGTGA
- a CDS encoding LysR family transcriptional regulator, translated as MDLESLRYALTLADELHFGRSAARSHISEPQFGRRIRQLEAHIGIRIFARTSRRVTITTEGSEVLTRIRQIVDAMEALRR; from the coding sequence ATGGACCTGGAGTCGCTGCGGTATGCGCTGACCCTCGCTGACGAGCTGCATTTCGGCCGCTCCGCGGCCCGCAGCCATATCAGTGAACCGCAATTCGGGCGCCGTATCCGACAACTCGAGGCGCACATCGGGATACGCATCTTCGCGCGGACCAGCCGACGCGTCACGATCACGACGGAGGGATCCGAAGTACTGACCCGGATCCGTCAGATCGTTGACGCCATGGAAGCACTCCGCCGCTAA
- a CDS encoding NAD(P)H-binding protein produces the protein MTPQPTLVLGATGKTGRRIIPRLRLRGLPVRAASRTSDTAFDWSAPSGWDAVLDGVGAVYIVPPPTPGPVHEFVARAEAAGVRRLVLLSGRGADTWGDSIFGQDMRDAEDAVRASALEWTILRPNNFDQNFDEDVFHAPLLAGELILPAGEVPEPFVDLEDVADVAATVLTSPGRHGGMTYELTGPRALTFEEACELIARACGRPITYKQVAAEEYTALLTRQGLGAEAAHHIAEMFVMMTRGLSTGTASTTDEVAAVLGRSPRTFEDYVVRTAATGVWHR, from the coding sequence ATGACACCTCAACCCACCCTCGTTCTCGGCGCCACCGGCAAGACCGGTCGCCGGATCATTCCCCGGCTCCGCCTGCGCGGCCTGCCGGTGCGCGCAGCCTCCCGCACCAGCGACACCGCGTTCGATTGGTCCGCTCCGAGCGGCTGGGATGCCGTACTCGACGGCGTCGGCGCGGTATACATCGTGCCCCCGCCGACCCCGGGACCGGTGCACGAGTTCGTCGCCCGTGCCGAGGCCGCCGGCGTACGTCGCCTGGTCCTGCTTTCGGGACGCGGCGCCGATACGTGGGGCGACTCCATTTTCGGTCAGGACATGCGCGACGCCGAGGACGCTGTGCGTGCGTCGGCGTTGGAGTGGACCATCCTGCGTCCCAACAACTTCGACCAGAATTTCGACGAGGACGTATTCCATGCTCCGCTGCTCGCCGGCGAGCTGATTTTGCCCGCAGGCGAGGTTCCCGAGCCCTTCGTCGACCTCGAGGACGTCGCAGATGTCGCGGCCACCGTCCTGACCTCACCGGGTCGCCACGGGGGGATGACCTACGAGCTCACCGGGCCGCGCGCGCTCACGTTCGAAGAGGCCTGCGAGTTGATCGCCCGGGCATGCGGTCGGCCGATCACCTACAAGCAGGTCGCCGCCGAGGAATACACCGCGCTGCTGACCCGGCAGGGCCTCGGAGCCGAGGCCGCCCACCACATCGCTGAGATGTTTGTGATGATGACGCGCGGGTTGAGCACCGGGACTGCGTCGACCACCGACGAAGTCGCCGCCGTACTCGGACGGTCGCCCCGGACCTTCGAGGACTACGTGGTGCGAACGGCGGCGACGGGGGTGTGGCACCGATGA